Proteins encoded together in one Camelina sativa cultivar DH55 chromosome 9, Cs, whole genome shotgun sequence window:
- the LOC104715266 gene encoding uncharacterized protein LOC104715266 codes for MNSPRSASSNPSAGSHLRRATTSESSGSTRSVRRRTRSPRPSDSSSTDSDAAQFEEIKRRLAPGSAVPSSSGLTFKIPSLIDEPMNDGLSSPNLDDVPLPTVNLFNHMPATSIKIDAAVDALRIGKLKVDVTVVADRPRKLNTKPKILIPNAFQRPWDAPSGFICLSEKYFTECGLTFPLPSFLMTYFARRKAAISQFAPATFRNAVGLSIMAEAARVKLTCDHFEELTCLNPSSREKTPGLYYVASGKKTTLVEGAKGKTYNWKGSYFFLEVAAGVMEDPSIPWFSGWNPSPVVIPRCLLPYPSSFRAEIDAIKLRCPFVWPGTEGRKDRPRKLASSRRPRAETMGKLNLNVPNASARYRQAPEPSSRSAPRQDVRRGSDPPAAGSSKKVPPSPRRAVETRQRSPPPNRHTGPEETLPRRKVDGTPGRIADPPQRSQKRKDGPEQEPSVSLKKSKSVDFSWDFAHSSGARPFPSDSQSCAELFRKIHYGEGRLSSVERMKESDAVTEVAQASFEFIARINRMATRYERRVRDLERSGASNERIERLEAQLGDAVRSNQRLSDLVAKLEHHRSGLIKERDSLSTKLKESEASCNGLKLTLSSETRRLRDRRDEYGHHERINAFHEVAGRVQRLLAKHKSHAEAVEASREKFLEYNQAVGNVQMLETLAAEGRISLLDEELKGQVVTVMNQLKDEVEEFDLPDISDADFDLSQIFAGPLPPIPAWIASPISGNTEGHTDEGGDEGSESGEIGGEELDEQEQVDDRPSDGVEAQVTDQPSHGVEEQVPDCSAGGLPRPSTPGRESPVAGLVTKKKVALMPVTTRSAWLRRAREQLGVRSDEVIQSELVYYNARIQRLRAYIIATRRSFERYYDFCRIDGVVKCLEPLIDEGLFFPKWRWDRLVEERTRREDLYAEVVVPALEQGDLDTLGRRPFEEREEIEARRDRIDVLRRYVRQLESTSHYFSESSRVDGVCTYLEDMVGRGVAIPMDLLKDVKESCRYWQTTIGGLELNVPSNADLGIE; via the exons ATGAATTCCCCTCGATCCGCGTCGTCCAATCCCTCTGCCGGAAGTCACCTTCGACGAGCGACGACTTCTGAATCTAGCGGCTCTACCAGGTCTGTTCGCCGTCGAACTCGTTCTCCAAGACCCTCTGACTCGTCTTCGACGGATTCAGATGCGGCTCAATTCGAAGAGATAAAGCGTCGTCTTGCTCCCGGATCTGCAGTCCCTAGCTCTTCTGGGCTTACTTTCAAGATTCCTTCCCTGATAGACGAGCCTATGAACGATGGCTTGTCTTCTCCTAATTTGGACGATGTCCCTTTGCCGACCGTGAATCTCTTCAATCATATGCCGGCGACGTCGATAAAAATTGATGCGGCAGTTGACGCACTTCGTATCGGGAAATTAAAAGTTGATGTGACAGTTGTTGCGGATCGTCCCAGGAAACTGAACACGAAACCGAAGATCTTGATTCCGAACGCCTTTCAACGTCCCTGGGATGCACCTTCCGGTTTTATTTGTCTTTCAGAGAAATACTTCACCGAGTGCGGACTCACCTTTCCTCTTCCGTCTTTTTTGATGACGTATTTTGCTCGTCGAAAGGCGGCTATTTCCCAATTTGCCCCGGCGACCTTTCGAAATGCTGTCGGTCTTTCGATCATGGCCGAGGCTGCAAGGGTCAAGCTCACTTGTGATCACTTTGAAGAGTTGACGTGTCTGAATCCGTCGAGTCGGGAGAAGACTCCCGGGCTTTATTACGTAGCCTCGGGAAAGAAGACGACGCTCGTCGAGGGTGCCAAGGGTAAAACGTATAACTGGAAAGGCTCATATTTCTTTTTGGAAGTTGCCGCGGGGGTTATGGAGGATCCGTCGATCCCttggttttctgggtggaaccctTCACCCG ttgttATTCCGAGGTGTTTGCTTCCATACCCTTCTTCTTTCCGAGCTGAAATAGACGCGATTAAGCTCCGCTGCCCATTCGTTTGGCCGGGAACCGAGGGTAGAAAGGATCGTCCGCGGAAGTTAGCATCTAGCCGAAGACCAAGGG ctgAGACTATGGGGAAACTGAATTTGAACGTTCCTAATGCATCCGCTCGCTATCGCCAAGCTCCAGAGCCGTCGTCTCGGTCGGCTCCCCGACAGGATGTTCGTCGAGGTTCCGATCCCCCAGCTGCAGGATCGTCCAAAAAGGTCCCCCCTTCCCCTCGTCGAGCTGTGGAAACCCGTCAAAGGTCTCCCCCGCCTAACCGCCATACTGGCCCTGAAGAGACGCTCCCAAGGAGGAAGGTGGACGGGACTCCTGGTCGCATTGCCGACCCTCCACAAAGGTCACAGAAAAGGAAAGATGGCCCTGAACAAGAGCCATCTGTCTCGCTAAAGAAGTCGAAGTCGGTCGACTTCAGCTGGGATTTTGCCCATTCATCTGGAGCTCGTCCCTTTCCATCTGACTCGCAGTCTTGTGCCGAGTTGTTTCGAAAGATCCATTATGGTGAAGGTCGTCTTTCTTCTGTTGAAAGGATGAAAGAGTCCGATGCTGTCACTGAAGTTGCTCAAGCGTCTTTTGAG tttattgcGCGTATTAACCGCATGGCTACCCGCTACGAACGTCGTGTTCGAGACCTGGAACGTTCAGGGGCGTCGAATGAGAGGATTGAGCGCCTCGAGGCTCAATTGGGGGATGCAGTTCGGTCCAACCAGAGGCTTAGCGACCTTGTGGCCAAGCTCGAACATCACCGGAGTGGGCTTATCAAAGAACGGGATTCTCTTTCGACGAAGCTTAAGGAGTCCGAAGCTTCCTGCAATGGTCTGAAGCTAACCCTTAGCTCGGAGACGAGAAGGCTCAGGGATCGGCGTGATGAATATGGGCACCATGAGCGAATCAATGCCTTTCATGAGGTGGCCGGTCGTGTGCAGAGGCTCTTAGCGAAGCACAAAAGCCACGCCGAAGCGGTTGAAGCGTCGCGGGAGAAATTCCTTGAATACAACCAAGCTGTTGGGAACGTTCAAATGCTGGAGACGCTCGCCGCCGAGGGTCGAATTTCCTTGCTTGATGAGGAGCTTAAGGGCCAGGTCGTGACCGTGATGAATCAGCTGAAGGATGAGGTTGAAGAGTTTGATCTGCCAGACATCTCCGACGCTGATTTTGACTTGTCTCAGATTTTCGCCGGGCCTCTCCCCCCAATTCCGGCTTGGATCGCTTCCCCAATCAGCGGGAATACGGAGGGTCACACTGATGAGGGCGGGGATGAAGGGTCGGAGAGTGGGGAGATCGGGGGCGAAGAACTGGACGAGCAGGAGCAGGTTGACGACCGTCCTTCGGATGGGGTTGAGGCACAAGTCACCGACCAACCTTCTCATGGAGTCGAGGAGCAGGTTCCGGACTGTTCTGCCGGTGGGTTACCTCGTCCTTCCACTCCTGGGCGCGAGTCTCCGGTTGCTGGTCTGGTCAC gaagAAGAAAGTTGCTCTGATGCCGGTGACAACTAGGTCAGCGTGGTTACGCAGGGCGCGGGAACAGCTCGGCGTTAGGTCTGACGAGGTGATTCAATCGGAACTCGTCTATTACAACGCTCGCATTCAACGGCTAAGGGCTTACATCATTGCCACCCGTCGTTCGTTCGAACGTTACTACGACTTCTGTCGTATTGACGGGGTTGTGAAATGTCTTGAACCGCTGATCGACGAAGGGCTCTTCTTCCCAAAGTGGCGATGGGATCGGTTGGTGGAAGAGCGGACCCGGCGCGAAGATCTATATGCGGAAGTGGTAGTTCCCGCACTTGAGCAGGGCGACCTTGACACCCTTGGTCGGAGGCCGTTCGAGGAGCGGGAGGAGATCGAAGCTCGTCGCGATCGTATCGACGTGCTTCGCCGTTATGTGAGGCAGTTGGAGAGCACAAGTCACTACTTTAGCGAAAGTAGTCGCGTCGATGGGGTTTGTACGTACCTCGAGGACATGGTTGGACGAGGTGTGGCTATTCCGATGGACCTGCTGAAGGATGTGAAAGAGTCGTGCCGCTATTGGCAGACGACAATTGGTGGGTTGGAATTGAACGTGCCTTCCAACGCCGATCTAGGAATTGAATGA
- the LOC104715268 gene encoding uncharacterized protein LOC104715268 has protein sequence MNFTSARTTPGPYVQTGGLERNPVQRLAEQGTEVADRTKDAELIAMKQQMKEMAAMIQKATDKAPEVGLMLEATQRTPFSRRLATTAVKRAVKPRLGHYDGTVDPRDFLLTFGVALGPLQFSPAEYDAGACQVFAEHLTGTALSWFSRLPPGSIDSIRELITEFLKQFSVLIEDKNSHADLYALTQHKGESLRSFIGRFKEIYVNISIPDAAAIVALRNALWYESRFKEELSLTHVETVAEALLRAAKHIGLEEEKAINAKKHSSEASAITRQPIAAAPKVDYVEPRQHFTKNQDRTRRTFAIGENKYIRKEGAENSATSYCDYHQSNTHSTDECHYLQRILMERYKKGAIVVEPDRSKTARPGRNDAKRAENIARKFVKDSKILADQSEDEMEIPNLLAERREDSGHEKRPHTDRKPDQRPPTIRRINMIMGGLAGCNDSVRAIRDYTKKAEMTKSWPSRFEAESMPITFDGKDLEGLDLPHNDPLVVELLIGESEVTRILIDTGSSVNVIFRDILAKMEIGERDIMPECHSLTGFDGDHLMSVGTITLPIFVAGIARYFRFAVIDKPTIYNVILGTPWIHKMKAVPSTYHQCVKFPTSKGVYTLRGNQQTARACFLIEHKLRTGKKL, from the coding sequence ATGAACTTCACCTCAGCAAGGACAACGCCAGGGCCGTATGTGCAGACCGGCGGATTAGAGCGTAATCCCGTCCAGCGCCTTGCCGAGCAGGGTACCGAAGTGGCAGATCGAACGAAGGATGCCGAGCTAATAGCAATGAAACaacaaatgaaagaaatggCCGCAATGATCCAGAAAGCGACGGATAAGGCACCCGAAGTCGGACTCATGCTCGAGGCAACACAGCGAACTCCATTCTCTCGACGACTCGCTACAACAGCGGTCAAACGAGCGGTCAAGCCAAGGTTGGGCCATTACGATGGAACGGTCGACCCACGAGACTTCTTGCTCACCTTCGGCGTGGCCCTCGGCCCATTGCAGTTCAGCCCGGCAGAATACGACGCAGGAGCTTGTCAAGTTTTCGCCGAACATTTGACGGGAACCGCCTTGAGTTGGTTCTCGAGGCTACCACCAGGATCAATCGACAGCATCAGGGAGCTGATAACTGAGTTTCTGAAGCAGTTCTCTGTTTTAATTGAGGACAAGAATTCCCACGCCGACTTATATGCCTTAACTCAGCACAAGGGGGAATCGCTTCGGTCCTTTATTGGACGATTCAAGGAGATTTATGTCAACATCTCAATCCCCGATGCGGCCGCAATCGTTGCGCTCCGAAACGCACTATGGTATGAATCTCGATTCAAGGAGGAATTATCTTTGACACATGTCGAGACCGTAGCCGAGGCATTACTCCGAGCTGCAAAACACATTGGgctcgaagaagagaaagctatcAACGCCAAGAAGCATTCCTCGGAGGCAAGTGCAATAACCAGACAGCCTATAGCCGCAGCTCCAAAAGTCGATTATGTCGAGCCACGGCAGCACTTCACCAAGAACCAAGATCGAACTCGCCGAACCTTTGCGATCGGCGAAAACAAGTATATCCGGAAAGAAGGAGCTGAAAATAGCGCAACCTCGTATTGCGACTACCATCAGAGTAATACCCACTCGACAGACGAATGTCATTACCTCCAGAGGATTCTGATGGAACGATACAAGAAAGGCGCAATAGTCGTCGAGCCGGACAGAAGCAAGACAGCCCGACCTGGACGAAATGATGCCAAGCGCGCTGAAAATATCGCTCGAAAGTTTGTCAAAGATTCAAAGATATTAGCCGACCAAAGTGAAGACGAGATGGAAATTCCAAACCTACTAGCTGAACGACGTGAAGACAGCGGTCACGAAAAACGACCGCATACAGACCGCAAGCCTGATCAACGTCCCCCGACTATAAGACGAATCAACATGATAATGGGTGGACTAGCCGGATGTAACGATTCGGTTAGAGCAATCAGAGATTATACTAAGAAAGCCGAAATGACGAAGTCTTGGCCGTCGCGGTTCGAGGCTGAAAGTATGCCAATCACCTTTGACGGAAAAGACCTGGAAGGTTTGGACCTACCGCACAACGACCCGTTGGTCGTTGAGCTCTTGATCGGCGAAAGCGAGGTGACGAGAATATTGATCGACACTGGAAGCTCGGTCAACGTCATCTTCAGAGACATCTTGGCAAAAATGGAAATCGGCGAGCGGGACATTATGCCAGAATGTCACTCTTTGACGGGTTTCGACGGGGATCACCTTATGTCCGTCGGCACAATTACTTTGCCGATCTTCGTTGCGGGGATAGCCAGGTATTTCCGTTTCGCGGTTATCGACAAGCCGACAATCTACAACGTCATCCTCGGCACCCCGTGGATCCACAAGATGAAAGCCGTCCCATcaacgtaccatcagtgcgttaAATTCCCAACTTCAAAAGGGGTGTACACGTTGCGCGGCAACCAGCAAACCGCACGAGCCTGTTTTCTGATCGAGCATAAGCTTCGCACCGGAAAGAAattatag